The DNA sequence GCAGCTGGAGCGGATGGGCGACCTGGCCCGGCACATCGCCGCCACCGTCGTCCGGAGCGGGGACCAGGTGGTGCTCGCCGAGCAGGCCCACCCGCTGTTCGCCGACTACGGCGCCCGGGTCGCGGCGATGGGCGACAAGGCCGTCGAGGTGCTCCGCACCCACAACGTCGTCCTCGCCGCCGAGCTGCACGAGGACGACGACGTCGTCGACGCGCTGCACCGCCAGGTCTTCGAGCTGATGTTCGGCCCGGACTGGACGGCGGGCGTGCCGGCCGCCGTCCACGCCGCGCTGCTGGCCCGTTTCCACGAGCGCTACGCCGACCACTGCGTGCACCTGGCCGACCACGTCGTCTACGCCGTCACCGGCGGCACCGTGGACGAACTCCCGGTCCTCTGACCCGGCCCGCGACGACGAACGCCCCCGGCCCCCCGCGAGGAGCCGGGGGCGTTCGCGCCGTGCGGACGTGCTGCGAGGATCAGCCGAAGCGGCCGGACACGTAGTCCTCGGTCGCCTTCTGCTTCGGCTGGGAGAAGATCGTCTTGGTCTCGTCGAGCTCGACCAGCTTGCCGGGCTTGCCGGTGCCCTCGATGTTGAAGAAGCCGGTGAAGTCGCTGACCCGCGCCGCCTGCTGCATGTTGTGGGTCACGATGACGATCGTGTAGTCGTTCTTCAGCTCGTTGATCAGGTCCTCGATCGCGAGCGTGGAGATCGGGTCCAGCGCCGAGCAGGGCTCGTCCATCAGCAGGACGTCGGGCCGCACCGCGATCGCGCGGGCGATGCAGAGCCGCTGCTGCTGACCACCGGACAGGCCCGAACCCGGCTTCTCGAGCCGGTCCTTGACCTCGTTCCAGAGGTTCGCGCCGCGCAGCGACCGCTCGACGGTGTCGTCGAACTCGGCCTTCGACGCGCGCTTGTTGTTCAGCTTCATCCCCGCGATGACGTTGTCGTAGATCGACATCGTCGGGAACGGGTTGGGGCGCTGGAAGACCATGCCGATCTGGCGGCGGACGCCGACCGGGTCGACGTTCGCCCCGTAGAGGTCCTGGCCGTCGAGCTCGAGCCTGCCCTCGACACGGGCGCCGGGGATGTTCTCGTGCATCCGGTTGATCGACCGCAGGAAGGTCGACTTGCCGCAGCCGGACGGGCCGATGAGCGCGGTGACCGTCTTCGGCTTGATCGTCATGTTGACGCCCTCGACGGCGAGGAACGACCCGTAGTAGATGTTCAGGTCCTTGGCTTCGACACTCTTGCCCATGTCAGGGGGTCCTTATCGGGTCTTCGGGGCGAAAATGCGGGAGATCAGGCGGGCGAGGACGTTCAGCACCATGACGATGAGCATCAGGACCAGCGCGGCGGTCCAGGCCCGGTCGATGAACGCCTCGCGCGGGATGCCGGGCACCGCGTAGGAGTAGTAGGAGAAGACCGGCAGGGTCGACATCGGGCCGGAGAACGGGTTGAGGTTCACCCCGAGCGCGGCACCGACGGTGACCAGGAGGGGCGCCGTCTCACCGATCACGCGGGCGACGGCCAGCGTGATGCCGGTCGCGATGCCCCCGGCGGTCGTCGGGATGACCACCTTGACGATCGTGCGCCACTTCGGGACCCCGAGCGCGTACGCGGCCTCGCGCAGCTCGTTCGGGACGATCTTGAGCATCTCCTCGGTGGACCGGACGACGATCGGGATCATGAGCACGGTCAGCGCGACCGCACCGACGAAGCCGAACCGGACCCCCGGCCCGAGGAGCAGCGCGAACAGGGCGTAGGCGAACAGACCTGCGACGATCGACGGGATACCGGTCATCACGTCGACGAAGAACGTGATCGAGCGGGCCAGGCGCGAGTTGTTGCCGTACTCCACCAGGTAGATGGCGGTCAGGATGCCGATCGGGATCGACATCAGCGCCGCGAGCCCGGTGATGATCAGTGTGCCCTGGATGGCGTGCAGACCACCGCCGCCGACGCCCACGACACCGCGCATCGACTGGCTGAAGAACGCCCCGTCGAACCTGGCCCAGCCCTCGGTCACGACCGTGTAGAGGACCGAGACCAGCGGCAGCATGGCCAGCAGGAACGCGGTGGTGACGACGACGGTGACGAGCCGGTCCGTCGCCCGGCGGCCGCCCTCGACGGTCCGGGACACGACGTAGGTCGCGACCGCGAAGACGACGGCGGTCAGCACGGCCCAGAGGCCGATGCCGAACCCGAGAAGGGCCGCGAGCCCGCCCGTCAGGACCGCGGAGGCCCCGAGCAGGGCCCACGGGGCCCAGCTCGGCAGGCTGCCCTTCCGCCGCAGCACCGTCGGCGTGGCGGCGGGAGTCTCCAGACCGGTACGGGTCACGGGGGCCTCGGTGTCGGTGCGGTTGCGTTCGGTTCCGGTGGACATCTCAGTTCGCTCCGGAGAAGTCGCGGCGGCGCTCGACGATGTAGCGGGCGAGCATGTTGACCAGCAGCGTGATCAGGAACAGCACGAGACCGGAGGCGATCAGGACGTTCACGTCGAGACCGGATGCCTCGGGGAACTGGAGGGCGATGTTCGCCGCGATCGTCGACGGGTTCTCGCTGCTGATCAGGTTGAAGGTGACCGCACCGGAGACGGACAGGATCGTGGCGACCGCCATCGTCTCGCCGAGCGCACGGCCCAGGCCCAGCATCGCGCCGGAGATGACGCCCGAACGACCGAAGGGCAGCACCGCGAGCCGGATCATCTCCCAGCGGGTCGCGCCCAGCGCGAGGGCCGCCTCCTCGTGGAGCACCGGGGCCTGCAGGAACACCTCGCGAGCCACCGCGGTGATGATCGGCAGGATCATGACCGCGAGGACGACGCTGACGACCAGCATCGTCCGGCCGGTCACCGACGGCGGGCCGGCGAACAGCGGGATCCAGCCGAGGTAGTCGCTGAGCCATACGCTCAGCGCGACCGAGGCGGGCGCGAGGGTGAAGGCCCCCCAGAAGCCGTAGACGATCGAGGGCACCGCCGCGAGCAGGTCCACGACGTAGCTCAGCCCCTGGGCGAGCCGGCGCGGCGCGTAGTGGCTGATGAACAGCGCGACGGCGACCGCGAGCGGGGTCGCGATCAGCAGAGCGATGACGGCACCCAGGACCGTGCCGAAGATGAGCGGTGCGATGTAGGCCGCGAGCCCCCCGTGCACCTGGTCCGCCGGCACGAGGATGGCCGGGGTGGCCTCCGAGACGAGGAACGCCGCGACCCCGGCCAGGACGACCAGGATGAGGATCCCGGCGCCCTTCGCGGAACCCGCGAAGATGCGGTCGCCAAGCTGACCGGCAGGCTTCGCCGCTCCGGGCTCAGGCTTGACTTCTGTGGTGGTCACAGTGATCCCTGGGGGTGCGATCGTGCGCTGGGCAGGGGGAGACGGCACCGGGAACCCCGGGCTCGGTGTCCATGATGAACACTGCCCGGGGCTCCTGGCTAGATGACATCCGACTCAGATCGGACGATCAGCCCGCGGCGCGGATCTGGTCGATGACCGGGGTGATCTGGCCACGCAGGGTGTCCGAGATCGGCGCCGAGCCCGCGTTCTGCGCGGCGGTCTGCTGGCCGTCCTGGCCCACGACGTAGCTCAGGAACGCCCTGGTGGCGTCGGCCTGGGCCGCGTCCGGGTAGGTCGGGCAGGCGAGCAGGTACGAGACCAGCACGACCGGGTAGGCACCACCGGTGGCGGTCCGGTTCAGCTCGAAGGCGAACGAGGTGTCACCCTGGCCCTCGACGCGGGTGGACTCCTCGAGGATCCTCGCGGCGGCCTCGGCGGTCGGCTCGACGTTCTGGTCGCCCAGCCTGACCTTGGCCCTGCCCAGCTCGCCGGCCTGCGACGCGTCGGCGTAGCCG is a window from the Pseudonocardia sp. HH130629-09 genome containing:
- a CDS encoding phosphate signaling complex PhoU family protein, which produces MRRETLDDNLAQLRAMLDEMGPLVAAAFRDASEALLSDRTRLAEQVVSRDPVIDGYRDAIELLAVETMNIHQPMAAPLRAVITALRCAQQLERMGDLARHIAATVVRSGDQVVLAEQAHPLFADYGARVAAMGDKAVEVLRTHNVVLAAELHEDDDVVDALHRQVFELMFGPDWTAGVPAAVHAALLARFHERYADHCVHLADHVVYAVTGGTVDELPVL
- the pstB gene encoding phosphate ABC transporter ATP-binding protein PstB; protein product: MGKSVEAKDLNIYYGSFLAVEGVNMTIKPKTVTALIGPSGCGKSTFLRSINRMHENIPGARVEGRLELDGQDLYGANVDPVGVRRQIGMVFQRPNPFPTMSIYDNVIAGMKLNNKRASKAEFDDTVERSLRGANLWNEVKDRLEKPGSGLSGGQQQRLCIARAIAVRPDVLLMDEPCSALDPISTLAIEDLINELKNDYTIVIVTHNMQQAARVSDFTGFFNIEGTGKPGKLVELDETKTIFSQPKQKATEDYVSGRFG
- the pstA gene encoding phosphate ABC transporter permease PstA, translating into MSTGTERNRTDTEAPVTRTGLETPAATPTVLRRKGSLPSWAPWALLGASAVLTGGLAALLGFGIGLWAVLTAVVFAVATYVVSRTVEGGRRATDRLVTVVVTTAFLLAMLPLVSVLYTVVTEGWARFDGAFFSQSMRGVVGVGGGGLHAIQGTLIITGLAALMSIPIGILTAIYLVEYGNNSRLARSITFFVDVMTGIPSIVAGLFAYALFALLLGPGVRFGFVGAVALTVLMIPIVVRSTEEMLKIVPNELREAAYALGVPKWRTIVKVVIPTTAGGIATGITLAVARVIGETAPLLVTVGAALGVNLNPFSGPMSTLPVFSYYSYAVPGIPREAFIDRAWTAALVLMLIVMVLNVLARLISRIFAPKTR
- the pstC gene encoding phosphate ABC transporter permease subunit PstC; this encodes MTTTEVKPEPGAAKPAGQLGDRIFAGSAKGAGILILVVLAGVAAFLVSEATPAILVPADQVHGGLAAYIAPLIFGTVLGAVIALLIATPLAVAVALFISHYAPRRLAQGLSYVVDLLAAVPSIVYGFWGAFTLAPASVALSVWLSDYLGWIPLFAGPPSVTGRTMLVVSVVLAVMILPIITAVAREVFLQAPVLHEEAALALGATRWEMIRLAVLPFGRSGVISGAMLGLGRALGETMAVATILSVSGAVTFNLISSENPSTIAANIALQFPEASGLDVNVLIASGLVLFLITLLVNMLARYIVERRRDFSGAN